AGCGCTTAGGAAGTGGGAAAAACACATGAAAGATAGCTAATTCCAAATGATACAGTGTTAAACTACATGTCTGTCATTCTACTTTAAGGAAGGGGTAGAACTTAAGCTGAGCCTAAAAGGATGGGTCCTATTAACCATATGAAATAAGAAGGTATTAAGACATAGaagtgagctgggtggtggtgggctttaatcccaacactcaggagacagaggcaggcagatctctgtgatttcaagtccagcctggtctacagagcaaatttcaaGACAGCtaaggcttcacagagaaaccctatcctggGGGTGGCAGGgggacaggggtggggaggagggggggggacaACACACAGGTATGGAAAATCAAAGTAATCCAGAAGAAGCAACAAGGCAAGTCTTCAAGGTAATCAGAGAGAGTTGGAAATAGAAATAGCTCTTTTAATGCTAGATCAATGAAGTCTCTAAATCACAGCAGTAACATGACGCAATCAATCTAGTAAAAAGGTACAAGATGCAATAGGATGAAAAAGTTATGATGAGAGGGAACAGCTCTTGTGACAACAACTCACCGTAGATAgacagacatgaaaacaaaacccataacaGAATCCACCTGTAAGGCACAGACACACTTGTGGTCCTACATATCATGATCCCTAATATACCTGGGAGTCAGAGTCAGCATCATCACTCCAATGTAGCGGCGCTGGGACCCACTGATTCCAAACCAGGAATCTGTAAAAAGAGGGCAAATGAGCCCACCCAGCTACATCCTTCTTTCCCTTACCTCCTGCCAGTAAAGCCCTCTCCAGCAAGTCCCAATGAACCGCCCCTCCCCTATGTCCCATCATAAGTAAGAAAGGCTCACTTTTCTTCTCCCCGCGGTGCAGAAACTCCCTAAGGCGATCAGAAGGGATGGCAAAGGAGATTCCAGCTGTCACCTTCATGGTGTTCACTCCAATCACCTCCCCATCCTGCAGGGACACAGCCCTCTGTCCCCTAGCCCACACAGATGGCAGAGTAGCAAAGATTTGGGGGCAGGGGTCTGATTGGATACGAGGAGATAAACAAGAAACTACAGAAACTTAACTAAAAGTCCTTGAATGTTAGAAACACCCAACCTTCCCACACTGACCTGGCGTATGGATTCTTAGAAGAGCATGGCACTCACCAGGTTAACTAGGGGGCCTCCAGAATTTCCAAACTGTGGgataagatgaaagaaaacatcaaagagATCTGGAATTCTATGCCTCTGGGAATTCTCTCACTGTAGGCATAACCAGGGTATAGGGAAATTCTTCAGATTCTGTTCCCAGCCCATGAACTAGAGTGGCTGCATTTTGCAGTCCAACGTCTAATATAGGCCCAGCTACATTGGAGTTGGTGCACACACCAGACAGACAGCCATtctccccagctcccacccaGCTCCAAACTTCTCTCATATCAGGACGCACATCAATAGCTGCATCGGTCTGAATGTATTCCACGTTGTTTTGAGGGAGTCCGAGGTCCCTGGCTGGACGCTGAGCAGAGCTGACAATACCAGATGTGATCGTGTTCTGCAGTGCAAAGGGACTTCCCATGGCAACAACAAACTCCCCTTGCCGGACATCAGCAGAGCGGCCGAGGGGCAGTGTGGGAAGAGGCTCCTTAAGGGAAACGAGTACGCCAAAACTGGTCATTTTAAGACGGGAGCAAGTAAACAGCTGCCATCAGATCCGGCCTACTCCATTCCCACCTTGGTCTGAATCCTCAACGTGGCAATGTCCGCTACAGGATCCACAGCTGTAACCACGGCCTCGTATGTGTCTCCACTAGGCAGCCGCACTCGCACTCGGCGCCGGTCAGCCACCACGTGGGCGTTGGTAACGATGAGCCCATCTGAAGCCACTACGAATCCTGAGCCGTTTGAGATGGGGACTTCGCGGCCTGAGAAAGGGTGCCTGGGATGGGGGAAAGCACCGGTTACACTTCTGCTTTCCACCCCATCCTGCTCACTTGCCTTAGGGCAGTTGGTTTCAACACCTCCCGGTCAACTTCACCATTACCGATCCAGGATTTCGATATAGACCACGGCTGGGGCTGTCTTCTCCACCACATCTGCGATGAAATTGTACTGGCTCCGGGGAGAGCTGGGCGGCGGAGCGGGGACAGCGGCCAGCACCGCGGGAGGACCCCGCCCCCAGCCCCACAACAGCAGCAACATTGCTCCCCCTGCGCCCACCGCCACCGCCAGCCATTCGCGCCGACGGGGGCCGGGGCTCCTGCGGGCCTCCTGGGCACTGGAGCCTGCAGTCCCCACGGCCAGCCGTGCCCAGAGATCTGGGGTCCCAGACGTCAGACATGCCCGTGATGCAAGGACCCCCACAGGCACCCGGGCCGGGAGAGGGTCGGGACTTCCTAACGTCAGCAGAGCCTGAAGGTCAGGGGTAAAAAGGGGGCCCTTCCCCCAGAAGATGCCCCCCAAAGCCCGCCAAGCCCGAAGGCTCCAGCCTGCACCCCGCCCCGCCTTCAGCGCAGCCATCAGCTCCGCCTCGGCTCTCTCCTTGCCCGCCCTACTCAGAGGCGGTGCCCTGAAGCCCAGCAAGCCGACTGGGAGAAGCGAGGCACGCCGGTATCTGTCCGGTGCATGCCGGGAATTGTAGTTCTTTCAGGACGCGTTGTCCGGGGCGAACACATACACGCAGACTTTACGCCTCCCGGGGGCCGCAAGGCATGCTGGGAGCGCTTGCCCTTCCGGGGCGCCTCTGGACCTCCGGTTCTGGCATCCCCCGCGGATGCCCAAAGACTCCGCCTTCCCAGGAGTCCCCGCGGCCCTGCGAAGATGGCGGCGACACCGGCCCTGCTTTCCTGAGGCGGCTGCGATGGAACCTCCTCCAGCTCCGGGGCCGGAGCGGCTCTTTGACTCGCACCGGTAAGCGCTGCGGAGGGAAGAGGCCGGTCAGCGCGTTCTCTCGGCTTCGGCGCCTGATCGCGTCGCCTCTCGCCGCAGGCTCCCGAGCGACGGCTTCCTGCTGCTCGCGCTGCTGCTCTACGCTCCGGTCGGCCTGTGTCTCCTGGTTCTGCGCCTCTTCCTAGGGCTCCACGTCTTCCTGGTCAGCTGTGCTCTGCCCGACAGCGTCCTCCGCAGGTGCGGACTGCGGTGCCCCGGGAGCATCGGGGCTGGGCCTGGGTCAAGACCGCACAGTCACTGCCGCCTGTGTCCCCAGGTTCGTGGTGCGGACCATGTGTGCAGTGCTGGGGCTCGTGGCCCGGCAGGAGGACTCCGGACTCCGGGATCACCGCGTCAGGGTCCTTATTTCCAACCATGTCACACCTTTTGACCACAACATAGTCAACCTGCTCACCACCTGTAGCACCGTGAGTGGGGGCGAGGCCGAGAGCGCCACCGGGTGGCTCCCCAGGCCCGAGCTCAGTGCTCACCTCTACCCATTAGGGTTCTCTTGGGGAACACCGATCTTTTCCCTCACCCCATAAGCACCACCCCACGTGttaccttttttcttctttcctgtttgacatccccccccccccccgttctctccttgctctctctcctccctgctctcaGCCTCTACTCAATAGCCCCCCCAGCTTTGTGTGCTGGTCTCGGGGCTTCATGGAGATGGATAGGCGGGTGGAGTTGGTGGAGTCACTCAAGAAATTCTGTGCTTCCACAAGGCTTCCGCCCACACCTTTgctgctcttccctgaggaagaggcTACCAATGGCAGAGAGGGGCTGCTGCGTTTCAGGTGGGTAAGCACAGATCTCTGACTCCAGTTTAGTGGACTGTGTCAAGCTCCTGGGTGAACCTGCTCcagttcatttcctgtctgtccacTTTTAGTTCTGTCCCCTAAATTCTTAATTCCTTGATTATTTGCTCATGTAGTTGGACAGCTTCCTGTTTAAGTCAGGTTTGTGTTGTTGGCCGAGCTCTGCTGGACTCTGTCCGATCCTACTCTCTCTTTCTTAGTTCGTGGCCATTTTCTATCCAGGACGTAGTACAACCTCTTACGCTGCAAGTTCAAAGACCGCTGGTCTCTGTGGTGAGTACATGCTGGACAGGAAATCTCTGGGGTTTGGAGGGGAAGTTTTCCCACCTCTGGCCGTTGCTTAGACCTCACTTCATGCCCTCCCCTCAGACGGTGTCAGATGCTTCCTGGGTCTCAGAACTGCTGTGGTCACTTTTCGTCCCTTTCACGGTGTATCAAGTAAGGTACTAACTGTCCTCAGTTTTGGTGGCTGGGAAGATGCTCATTTCAAGGTCAAAGAAGTAGTGACCTCTGCCCTGTCTGTCTGTGGATTTGTTAATGTCAGAGTTCCACCACAGAGGCAACACTTCCCCCTTCACCTCCCCCTCTCATCACCATTGTCCCAAGATAGCTGGGGAAGGGATGACATCCTTAGCCCTGGTGCCTTAACAGGGtactgctttgttttctgtaggTGGCTTCATCCAGTTCATCGGCAGCTTGGGGAGGAGAATGAGGAGTTTGCACTCCGTGTACAACAGGTAGTAGTGAGCAGAGGCATGGTGGAGGTGGGGCCCCTCTTCAGGGTGGGGTAGAAGGACTGAAGTCGCTATAGTTATAACCTTCCAATTCTCCCTAGCTGGTGGCCAAAGAATTGGGTCAGATAGGGACACGACTCACTCCGTCAGACAAAGCAGAACACATGAAGCGACAGAGACACCCCAGATTACGCCCCCAGCCAGGTGTGTGGTCTCTGTGCTCAAAGACATGAGCTTGGGTGGTGGCTTCACCTTCTTATGCTTGTCAACTGCTTTCTTAGTTCTCCACTcacctaatttatttattttattatttttttttaacagcacagtcttccttcccttcttctcctaGCCCTTCCTCTGATGTACAGCTGACAACTCTGGCTCAAAGAGTCAAGGAAGTTTTGCCCCATGTGCCATTGAATGTCATCCAGAGAGACCTGGGTATGGGAAAGGGTAGCTTCACAGAATGACAAGGCAAAGCAAAAGTGGGTTGTGACAGAGAGGGTGTACAGGAAATGGACACTCTACTCCTCTCTTCTTAGCCAGGACTGGGTGTGTAGACTTGACCATCACGAATCTGCTTGAGGGGGCTGTGGCTTTCATGCCTGAAGATGTTTCTGAAGGATCTCAGTCCCTGCCCTCAGCCTCTGCCCCAAAGGTGAGACCCAGGAGTAGTCAAGGCCAAGACTTAGGGTATGTTGGGGCAGTCTCTTTGctccctgtccctgcctctttGATGTTGAGGCCCTAGCACAGTACCTCTCTTGCAAAGTAGGCATTCGATGGGTGTTTAATGATGACTTCGCAAGCCCTCTGACACTGTGATCACCTCAGTTCCCCAGCTCTGGCCCGGTGACCCCTCAGCCCACAGCCCTAACATTTGCCAAGTCTTCCTGGGCCCGTCAGGAGAGCCTGCAGGAGCGCAAGCAGGCACTGTATGAATATGCAAGAAGGTGAGGGGGTTAGAGGACAACGTAGGAAGGAACAAGTTGGAGAAGGGCCTGATGAAGCTAATGTGACAACGCCTACACACTGTCTCTCCCCATGTCCACAGGAGATTCAGAGAGAGACAGGCCCAGGAGGCTGACTGAGCCCAAAGGAACAGGATGGTACCCAGAGCCGCAGGACGGAGACTGGGGGCAGCCCTCACCCAGCTCACAACAGGCCGAATGAGTGGGTGGTAAAAAGGGAGGGGTGGAGCTCCCCCAATGTCACATTAAATTCAGGGTTTTCACTCAAGGTCTCTGTTGCCTCTCTGGGTTTCAAAAGCCCCTTGAGCAGGTTCCTTTTCCTCAGTTGAAGAGTATATGGGTGAGGATGGTCAGAATGAAACTAAAATTATCTAAACTGAAAACTGGATCCCAGCTTGGCTTTGTCACTGTAAAACTACAAGTCCCAGAATGCATTTCATGAGCACACTCCTGTCAGGTTCACACATGCTCAGGTTCCTAGCTAAGTTAACTTAGGTGGAGCAAAAGGCTCCACCCCCAAAAGCAAGCTCCGTGATTGGAATTGGAGCTGAGCCTCAGGGTGGGGCCTGGCCCGGAATTTACCTTTGTACTCCAGGTAGGTCTGGGTGGTTCCTGTCTGGGTGTGTTCAGAACTGACTGCCATCCTGACGTGTCTCTCAGAGCTGCTGGCAGGTTTGAATCCAGGATCCTTATGACCCTGCTATCCCACTCTGTCTTTCCCAAATTTCATACTTTTTTCCCTCCCTTGGGTCCTTCCCACAGATTACTATGCTTCATGTAACTCCTGCTGCCCCTGTACTAGTCACGAGATCTTTACGACCCAACTACAAACAGGGTAAAAGTCCACTTGTGGTGGCCCCTCAGAAACACCCTGCACTGCTTCCCGGAAAGCAAGTACCTCTGGGAAGAATGGACCCCAAGGCGTTATCCTCTGTGGGTTGAGGTTGGGAATCAAGCTGAAATGGGAATTTGGTATCAGTCACCAGATTTAAGGCCTTACTGGCTGCCCTACTTTCCGTAGGTTCTATGGACAGCCACCATGGCCTCTGGGCGGGCAGAAGAGTCTGAACCAAGTCTTGGGGAGTCTGAACTGGCTGTGAACCCCTTTGATGGgctccccttctcttcctgctACTATGAGCTGCTTGAGCAGCGCAGAGCCTTGCCCATCTGGGCTGCTCGCTTCCTGTTCTTGGAGCATTTGGA
This is a stretch of genomic DNA from Cricetulus griseus strain 17A/GY chromosome 8, alternate assembly CriGri-PICRH-1.0, whole genome shotgun sequence. It encodes these proteins:
- the Aup1 gene encoding ancient ubiquitous protein 1 isoform X4, producing the protein MPKDSAFPGVPAALRRWRRHRPCFPEAAAMEPPPAPGPERLFDSHRLPSDGFLLLALLLYAPVGLCLLVLRLFLGLHVFLVSCALPDSVLRRFVVRTMCAVLGLVARQEDSGLRDHRVRVLISNHVTPFDHNIVNLLTTCSTPLLNSPPSFVCWSRGFMEMDRRVELVESLKKFCASTRLPPTPLLLFPEEEATNGREGLLRFSSWPFSIQDVVQPLTLQVQRPLVSVTVSDASWVSELLWSLFVPFTVYQVRWLHPVHRQLGEENEEFALRVQQLVAKELGQIGTRLTPSDKAEHMKRQRHPRLRPQPAQSSFPSSPSPSSDVQLTTLAQRVKEVLPHVPLNVIQRDLARTGCVDLTITNLLEGAVAFMPEDVSEGSQSLPSASAPKEIQRETGPGG
- the Aup1 gene encoding ancient ubiquitous protein 1 isoform X2; this encodes MPKDSAFPGVPAALRRWRRHRPCFPEAAAMEPPPAPGPERLFDSHRLPSDGFLLLALLLYAPVGLCLLVLRLFLGLHVFLVSCALPDSVLRRFVVRTMCAVLGLVARQEDSGLRDHRVRVLISNHVTPFDHNIVNLLTTCSTPLLNSPPSFVCWSRGFMEMDRRVELVESLKKFCASTRLPPTPLLLFPEEEATNGREGLLRFSSWPFSIQDVVQPLTLQVQRPLVSVTVSDASWVSELLWSLFVPFTVYQVRWLHPVHRQLGEENEEFALRVQQLVAKELGQIGTRLTPSDKAEHMKRQRHPRLRPQPAQSSFPSSPSPSSDVQLTTLAQRVKEVLPHVPLNVIQRDLARTGCVDLTITNLLEGAVAFMPEDVSEGSQSLPSASAPKVRPRSSQGQDLGHSMGV
- the Aup1 gene encoding ancient ubiquitous protein 1 isoform X1 — translated: MPKDSAFPGVPAALRRWRRHRPCFPEAAAMEPPPAPGPERLFDSHRLPSDGFLLLALLLYAPVGLCLLVLRLFLGLHVFLVSCALPDSVLRRFVVRTMCAVLGLVARQEDSGLRDHRVRVLISNHVTPFDHNIVNLLTTCSTPLLNSPPSFVCWSRGFMEMDRRVELVESLKKFCASTRLPPTPLLLFPEEEATNGREGLLRFSSWPFSIQDVVQPLTLQVQRPLVSVTVSDASWVSELLWSLFVPFTVYQVRWLHPVHRQLGEENEEFALRVQQLVAKELGQIGTRLTPSDKAEHMKRQRHPRLRPQPAQSSFPSSPSPSSDVQLTTLAQRVKEVLPHVPLNVIQRDLARTGCVDLTITNLLEGAVAFMPEDVSEGSQSLPSASAPKFPSSGPVTPQPTALTFAKSSWARQESLQERKQALYEYARRRFRERQAQEAD
- the Aup1 gene encoding ancient ubiquitous protein 1 isoform X3; the encoded protein is MPKDSAFPGVPAALRRWRRHRPCFPEAAAMEPPPAPGPERLFDSHRLPSDGFLLLALLLYAPVGLCLLVLRLFLGLHVFLVSCALPDSVLRRFVVRTMCAVLGLVARQEDSGLRDHRVRVLISNHVTPFDHNIVNLLTTCSTPLLNSPPSFVCWSRGFMEMDRRVELVESLKKFCASTRLPPTPLLLFPEEEATNGREGLLRFSSWPFSIQDVVQPLTLQVQRPLVSVTVSDASWVSELLWSLFVPFTVYQVRWLHPVHRQLGEENEEFALRVQQLVAKELGQIGTRLTPSDKAEHMKRQRHPRLRPQPAQSSFPSSPSPSSDVQLTTLAQRVKEVLPHVPLNVIQRDLARTGCVDLTITNLLEGAVAFMPEDVSEGSQSLPSASAPKAFDGCLMMTSQAL
- the Htra2 gene encoding serine protease HTRA2, mitochondrial; the encoded protein is MAALKAGRGAGWSLRAWRALGGIFWGKGPLFTPDLQALLTLGSPDPLPARVPVGVLASRACLTSGTPDLWARLAVGTAGSSAQEARRSPGPRRREWLAVAVGAGGAMLLLLWGWGRGPPAVLAAVPAPPPSSPRSQYNFIADVVEKTAPAVVYIEILDRHPFSGREVPISNGSGFVVASDGLIVTNAHVVADRRRVRVRLPSGDTYEAVVTAVDPVADIATLRIQTKEPLPTLPLGRSADVRQGEFVVAMGSPFALQNTITSGIVSSAQRPARDLGLPQNNVEYIQTDAAIDFGNSGGPLVNLDGEVIGVNTMKVTAGISFAIPSDRLREFLHRGEKKNSWFGISGSQRRYIGVMMLTLTPSILVELQLREPSFPDVQHGVLIHKVILGSPAHRAGLRPGDVILAIGEKMVQNAEDVYEAVRTQSQLAVRIRRGSETLTLYVTPEVTE